The following coding sequences are from one Lysinibacillus sp. FSL W8-0992 window:
- a CDS encoding S8 family peptidase: MKQKLHLIPFQVNEVVEVVEVVPEGIELIAAPKVWKNSKGKGITVAILDTGCDVTHPDLSGRIIGGWNFTHDDDGQPDRYIDYNGHGTHVAGTIAAINNYTGVVGVAPEASLLILKVLDKNGSGQYDWIINGINYAVEQRVDIISMSLGGSVDVPELHQAIQNAITNQILVVCAAGNEGDGQSSSNELAYPACYNEVISVGSINLQRRSSYFSNSNNEVDLVAPGEEILSTYLNGTYAKLSGTSMATPHISGALALIKENANRNFERNLTEAELYAQLIKRTIPLGNSPKLEGNGMLYLTTEEYLSDVFNQKLSGQALKI; this comes from the coding sequence ATGAAGCAAAAGTTACATTTAATTCCGTTTCAAGTGAATGAAGTGGTCGAAGTGGTCGAAGTGGTGCCAGAAGGTATTGAACTTATTGCAGCACCAAAAGTTTGGAAAAATTCTAAAGGGAAGGGGATTACTGTTGCGATATTGGACACAGGCTGCGACGTCACCCATCCTGATTTGAGTGGCCGTATTATCGGTGGGTGGAATTTCACTCATGATGATGATGGACAACCTGATCGATACATCGATTATAATGGCCATGGAACCCATGTAGCTGGCACAATTGCTGCAATCAATAACTACACAGGAGTAGTTGGTGTTGCACCTGAGGCAAGTTTATTGATTTTAAAAGTGCTTGATAAAAATGGATCAGGGCAATACGACTGGATCATAAATGGTATTAACTATGCAGTTGAACAAAGGGTGGATATCATCTCCATGAGCCTCGGAGGATCTGTCGATGTACCTGAGTTACACCAAGCTATTCAAAACGCAATCACTAATCAAATACTAGTCGTTTGTGCTGCTGGTAACGAGGGAGATGGACAGAGTTCTTCAAATGAATTGGCCTATCCTGCCTGCTACAATGAAGTCATCAGCGTCGGTTCCATTAACCTGCAACGCAGATCTTCTTATTTTTCAAATTCGAATAATGAAGTCGACTTAGTGGCCCCTGGTGAAGAAATCCTTTCAACGTATTTAAACGGAACTTATGCAAAACTAAGCGGAACTTCGATGGCAACACCGCATATATCTGGTGCACTTGCACTCATAAAAGAGAATGCCAACAGAAACTTTGAGCGAAATCTGACAGAGGCTGAGCTGTATGCACAATTAATAAAAAGAACGATTCCTTTAGGAAACTCGCCAAAACTCGAAGGCAACGGAATGCTGTACTTAACAACAGAGGAATACTTATCGGATGTATTCAACCAAAAATTATCTGGACAGGCGTTGAAAATATAA